Genomic segment of Clostridiaceae bacterium:
TTTTCTATATACAGAAACACGGGGTAGTTGATCCGGATAAGATAAAATTATATACCGGTATTCCTGGCATGACGCCCTCTCTTACGAGCGCAGTTATGGCCCCTTTGTGGGGAATTATTACAATATTTTTAGCAACAGCGAAGGATAGTTCAGATAAGAATGGTCAAAGGGAGGAAAGCAGACTAGGTAGGGCAAATATTAGTACATAAGTAAATATACGAAATTGGTTATATCCTAAGGTATGATATCCTTAACATAAAAAGAAAAAAAGTGTTTATTATATACAACCATGATTATATAATAAAAATATAAAGGAGGGACAATAACCATGGCAAATGATTACTTTAAAAATGTTTTTTCAGCTGTTGATAAGCATAGGGATTTGATTTTGAGTGCTGAGAGGCATATTTGGAAAAACCCCGAGGTAGCCTTCAAAGAATGGAAAACCAGCGCTTATATGGAGAAAGAGTTTGAAAAATTAGGTTACAAACTTACAAAGGCTGGCAATATCCCGGGTTTTTATACAGATATGGATACCGAAATACCCGGCCCTAAAATATTAATTTTTGGTGAGCTGGACTCACTTGTTTGTTATGATCACCCTGAAGCAGATCCTCAGACTGGAGCAGTTCATGCCTGTGGACATAATGCACAGTGCGCAACTTTATTGGGTGTAGCAGCTGCCTTAAAAGAAAATGGCATATTTGATGGCCTCTGCGGCTCGGTTAGGTTATGCGCAGTTCCTGCAGAAGAGGGTGTTGATATTTCCTACAGGGAAGGCTTACGCCAGGATGGTGTTATACGTTATTACAGCGGTAAAATTGAATTTATGTACAGAGGGTTTTTTGATGGCGTTGATATGGCAATTATGGTACATACAACCAATAAAGATAAAGGCTTTTCTATAACCAGGGGCAGCAACGGTAATGTGAAGAAGAAGATTATTTATAAAGGGGTTGCAGCTCATGCAGGAGCATATCCCCATAACGGAGTAAATGCCCTTTATGCCGCCAACCTGGGACTTAATGCTATTAATGCCCTGAGAGAGACCTTTAAGGATGAGGATCAGGTAAGGGTACATCCTATAATAACCAAAGGAGGAGAGGCAGTCAATGCTATTCCAAGTGAAGTAATAATGGAATGCTATGTACGTGGCCTAAGCAATGATTCAATTTATGAAACAAATTGCAAGGTTAACCGTGCACTGGCAGGTACGGCAGCCAGCATGGGAGCAAGAGTAGAAATACATGACCGCCATGGAGCCTCACCTCTCATTAATGATATGAATTTAATGGAAGTTGCCAAAGAGGTAATGAAAGAAATTGTAAACTGTGAAGACATAGAAGAGACAGGCAAATTTTCAGCTGGTTGTACAGATATGGGTGATATATCTGCAGTAATGCCGGCAATACATCCTTACGTAGCAGGTGCAGTAGGAAGATCTCACGGAAACAATTTTTACATCAATGACCCCGAGCAAGCATGCATATATCCAACCAAAATGATAATGGGCACTATTAAGTTGCTGCTTTCAAACAATGCTGAAAAAGCTAAAGAAATTCTGGCTAAAAAGAATGTGAGATATTCCTCTAAAGAAGCCTTTTTAAAGGATATAGACAGGTT
This window contains:
- a CDS encoding multidrug efflux MFS transporter: MGRWKINLYAIWSSRIISQLSLSFGIPFLLFYIQKHGVVDPDKIKLYTGIPGMTPSLTSAVMAPLWGIITIFLATAKDSSDKNGQREESRLGRANIST
- a CDS encoding amidohydrolase, with the translated sequence MANDYFKNVFSAVDKHRDLILSAERHIWKNPEVAFKEWKTSAYMEKEFEKLGYKLTKAGNIPGFYTDMDTEIPGPKILIFGELDSLVCYDHPEADPQTGAVHACGHNAQCATLLGVAAALKENGIFDGLCGSVRLCAVPAEEGVDISYREGLRQDGVIRYYSGKIEFMYRGFFDGVDMAIMVHTTNKDKGFSITRGSNGNVKKKIIYKGVAAHAGAYPHNGVNALYAANLGLNAINALRETFKDEDQVRVHPIITKGGEAVNAIPSEVIMECYVRGLSNDSIYETNCKVNRALAGTAASMGARVEIHDRHGASPLINDMNLMEVAKEVMKEIVNCEDIEETGKFSAGCTDMGDISAVMPAIHPYVAGAVGRSHGNNFYINDPEQACIYPTKMIMGTIKLLLSNNAEKAKEILAKKNVRYSSKEAFLKDIDRFMFDMDAVTYKEDGSIVLLK